One window from the genome of Salvia miltiorrhiza cultivar Shanhuang (shh) chromosome 7, IMPLAD_Smil_shh, whole genome shotgun sequence encodes:
- the LOC130994873 gene encoding uncharacterized protein LOC130994873 isoform X5, which produces MLRPKLASRKPPPPRRSCTNGSDSDPHSDILSRESMIYIRSRAYYSRRCKKGMPTNIESLPKELLFEILLRLPAGHLYERARLVCRRWYHIIHSHAFINAQMHGATYGLLLSPPNWIITLPLYVTADADGGIHTAKITHLSKSRVVATCNGLELEAKGYQFPRLVIVNPATKQSFHLPPLPTGVNVIYAVLRYGFAYSAASLAYKVIAPYLETDYGLDVLTVGIDESWRNVEVHHLPDHFRPFLFYRDPLTSEGFVHWGRGRYCVTMDVETEIITLSEAPCEYHERDYYYLSTGRCLSLLVACGDLSWEVWEMKAETGEWRKALPNVDLGAHKCRIQRLAPKDAPRVLVPLGWVNYPQVLAFYFGEDIYHGCQWRPFIFYNLDTHKLHYIELPQSNTSEYEAFPHKNNLIWLS; this is translated from the coding sequence ATGATATACATTAGAAGTCGGGCTTATTATTCCCGGAGGTGTAAAAAGGGGATGCCAACAAACATAGAGTCCCTCCCCAAAGAGCTATTGTTTGAAATTCTCCTCCGATTGCCGGCCGGTCATCTCTACGAGAGAGCGAGGCTCGTCTGCCGGCGGTGGTACCACATTATCCATTCTCATGCCTTCATCAACGCGCAGATGCACGGTGCTACCTATGGCCTCCTTTTATCACCCCCAAACTGGATTATTACTCTGCCACTTTATGTAACAGCCGACGCAGACGGTGGAATTCACACAGCTAAGATAACTCACCTCTCCAAATCGAGAGTTGTTGCTACCTGCAACGGTTTGGAGTTGGAAGCCAAAGGTTACCAATTCCCTCGTCTTGTGATTGTGAATCCTGCAACGAAGCAGTCATTCCACCTCCCACCATTGCCTACAGGCGTAAATGTAATCTATGCCGTGCTCCGGTATGGTTTTGCATACTCTGCAGCTTCCTTGGCGTATAAAGTGATTGCACCGTACCTAGAAACTGACTACGGTCTTGACGTGCTCACCGTTGGAATCGATGAATCCTGGAGGAACGTTGAGGTTCACCACCTCCCCGACCATTTCAGGCCATTTTTGTTCTATAGGGATCCCTTGACTAGTGAAGGTTTCGTGCACTGGGGAAGGGGGAGGTACTGTGTGACGATGGATGTGGAGACGGAGATCATTACACTGAGTGAAGCCCCTTGTGAGTACCATGAACGCGACTATTATTATCTGTCAACTGGGAGGTGTCTGTCTCTCCTGGTAGCGTGTGGGGATCTGTCGTGGGAGGTTTGGGAGATGAAGGCAGAGACGGGCGAGTGGAGGAAGGCGCTGCCCAACGTCGACTTGGGAGCTCACAAATGCAGGATTCAACGTTTAGCTCCTAAAGATGCTCCTCGAGTTCTTGTGCCACTTGGTTGGGTTAACTATCCACAGGTTTTGGCCTTCTATTTTGGCGAAGATATTTATCATGGGTGCCAATGGCGGCCTTTCATTTTCTACAATCTTGATACGCATAAACTCCACTACATAGAGCTTCCACAATCCAATACTAGTGAGTATGAGGCTTTTCCGCATAAGAATAATCTGATATGGCTAAGCTAA
- the LOC130994873 gene encoding uncharacterized protein LOC130994873 isoform X4: MLRPKLASRKPPPPRRSCTNGSVSDPHSDILSRESMIYIRSRAYYSRRCKKGMPTNIESLPKELLFEILLRLPAGHLYERARLVCRRWYHIIHSHAFINAQMHGATYGLLLSPPNWIITLPLYVTADADGGIHTAKITHLSKSRVVATCNGLELEAKGYQFPRLVIVNPATKQSFHLPPLPTGVNVIYAVLRYGFAYSAASLAYKVIAPYLETDYGLDVLTVGIDESWRNVEVHHLPDHFRPFLFYRDPLTSEGFVHWGRGRYCVTMDVETEIITLSEAPCEYHERDYYYLSTGRCLSLLVACGDLSWEVWEMKAETGEWRKALPNVDLGAHKCRIQRLAPKDAPRVLVPLGWVNYPQVLAFYFGEDIYHGCQWRPFIFYNLDTHKLHYIELPQSNTSEYEAFPHKNNLIWLS, translated from the coding sequence ATGATATACATTAGAAGTCGGGCTTATTATTCCCGGAGGTGTAAAAAGGGGATGCCAACAAACATAGAGTCCCTCCCCAAAGAGCTATTGTTTGAAATTCTCCTCCGATTGCCGGCCGGTCATCTCTACGAGAGAGCGAGGCTCGTCTGCCGGCGGTGGTACCACATTATCCATTCTCATGCCTTCATCAACGCGCAGATGCACGGTGCTACCTATGGCCTCCTTTTATCACCCCCAAACTGGATTATTACTCTGCCACTTTATGTAACAGCCGACGCAGACGGTGGAATTCACACAGCTAAGATAACTCACCTCTCCAAATCGAGAGTTGTTGCTACCTGCAACGGTTTGGAGTTGGAAGCCAAAGGTTACCAATTCCCTCGTCTTGTGATTGTGAATCCTGCAACGAAGCAGTCATTCCACCTCCCACCATTGCCTACAGGCGTAAATGTAATCTATGCCGTGCTCCGGTATGGTTTTGCATACTCTGCAGCTTCCTTGGCGTATAAAGTGATTGCACCGTACCTAGAAACTGACTACGGTCTTGACGTGCTCACCGTTGGAATCGATGAATCCTGGAGGAACGTTGAGGTTCACCACCTCCCCGACCATTTCAGGCCATTTTTGTTCTATAGGGATCCCTTGACTAGTGAAGGTTTCGTGCACTGGGGAAGGGGGAGGTACTGTGTGACGATGGATGTGGAGACGGAGATCATTACACTGAGTGAAGCCCCTTGTGAGTACCATGAACGCGACTATTATTATCTGTCAACTGGGAGGTGTCTGTCTCTCCTGGTAGCGTGTGGGGATCTGTCGTGGGAGGTTTGGGAGATGAAGGCAGAGACGGGCGAGTGGAGGAAGGCGCTGCCCAACGTCGACTTGGGAGCTCACAAATGCAGGATTCAACGTTTAGCTCCTAAAGATGCTCCTCGAGTTCTTGTGCCACTTGGTTGGGTTAACTATCCACAGGTTTTGGCCTTCTATTTTGGCGAAGATATTTATCATGGGTGCCAATGGCGGCCTTTCATTTTCTACAATCTTGATACGCATAAACTCCACTACATAGAGCTTCCACAATCCAATACTAGTGAGTATGAGGCTTTTCCGCATAAGAATAATCTGATATGGCTAAGCTAA
- the LOC130994873 gene encoding uncharacterized protein LOC130994873 isoform X3 produces the protein MLRPKLASRKPPPPRRCCTDGSVSDPHSDILSRDSMIYIRSRAYYSRRCKKGMPTNIESLPKELLFEILLRLPAGHLYERARLVCRRWYHIIHSHAFINAQMHGATYGLLLSPPNWIITLPLYVTADADGGIHTAKITHLSKSRVVATCNGLELEAKGYQFPRLVIVNPATKQSFHLPPLPTGVNVIYAVLRYGFAYSAASLAYKVIAPYLETDYGLDVLTVGIDESWRNVEVHHLPDHFRPFLFYRDPLTSEGFVHWGRGRYCVTMDVETEIITLSEAPCEYHERDYYYLSTGRCLSLLVACGDLSWEVWEMKAETGEWRKALPNVDLGAHKCRIQRLAPKDAPRVLVPLGWVNYPQVLAFYFGEDIYHGCQWRPFIFYNLDTHKLHYIELPQSNTSEYEAFPHKNNLIWLS, from the coding sequence ATGATATACATTAGAAGTCGGGCTTATTATTCCCGGAGGTGTAAAAAGGGGATGCCAACAAACATAGAGTCCCTCCCCAAAGAGCTATTGTTTGAAATTCTCCTCCGATTGCCGGCCGGTCATCTCTACGAGAGAGCGAGGCTCGTCTGCCGGCGGTGGTACCACATTATCCATTCTCATGCCTTCATCAACGCGCAGATGCACGGTGCTACCTATGGCCTCCTTTTATCACCCCCAAACTGGATTATTACTCTGCCACTTTATGTAACAGCCGACGCAGACGGTGGAATTCACACAGCTAAGATAACTCACCTCTCCAAATCGAGAGTTGTTGCTACCTGCAACGGTTTGGAGTTGGAAGCCAAAGGTTACCAATTCCCTCGTCTTGTGATTGTGAATCCTGCAACGAAGCAGTCATTCCACCTCCCACCATTGCCTACAGGCGTAAATGTAATCTATGCCGTGCTCCGGTATGGTTTTGCATACTCTGCAGCTTCCTTGGCGTATAAAGTGATTGCACCGTACCTAGAAACTGACTACGGTCTTGACGTGCTCACCGTTGGAATCGATGAATCCTGGAGGAACGTTGAGGTTCACCACCTCCCCGACCATTTCAGGCCATTTTTGTTCTATAGGGATCCCTTGACTAGTGAAGGTTTCGTGCACTGGGGAAGGGGGAGGTACTGTGTGACGATGGATGTGGAGACGGAGATCATTACACTGAGTGAAGCCCCTTGTGAGTACCATGAACGCGACTATTATTATCTGTCAACTGGGAGGTGTCTGTCTCTCCTGGTAGCGTGTGGGGATCTGTCGTGGGAGGTTTGGGAGATGAAGGCAGAGACGGGCGAGTGGAGGAAGGCGCTGCCCAACGTCGACTTGGGAGCTCACAAATGCAGGATTCAACGTTTAGCTCCTAAAGATGCTCCTCGAGTTCTTGTGCCACTTGGTTGGGTTAACTATCCACAGGTTTTGGCCTTCTATTTTGGCGAAGATATTTATCATGGGTGCCAATGGCGGCCTTTCATTTTCTACAATCTTGATACGCATAAACTCCACTACATAGAGCTTCCACAATCCAATACTAGTGAGTATGAGGCTTTTCCGCATAAGAATAATCTGATATGGCTAAGCTAA